The proteins below are encoded in one region of Lactuca sativa cultivar Salinas chromosome 3, Lsat_Salinas_v11, whole genome shotgun sequence:
- the LOC111884172 gene encoding transcriptional regulator SUPERMAN isoform X2: MGDLTIKSLGCVKPRESIWPVHAKGNYREKKKHGGIVKGKIGSALKSTILWMWNTNSVVINSQEEVDSWEVKAFAEDTGNVMGSTWPPRSYTCTFCRREFRSAQALGGHMNVHRRDRARLHQAQPNFNSPNISSSRPSSTLLIPSQELVGNGGLCLLYSLPNPNAIFNPSSLNNVSDNPSTLLSISPHPNTDNFMNFPTTMSPHSFNSSLSNSYNTEASTSTNHKSNQEVSIGNKLQKNDSAIEDIDLELRLGCSSWAS; encoded by the exons ATGGGAGACTTGACAATAAAATCGCTGGGGTGCGTTAAACCTCGAGAAAGCATCTGGCCAGTGCATG CAAAGGGGAAttatagagaaaaaaaaaagcatgGAGGCATAGTAAAGGGAAAGATTGGATCGGCGTTGAAATCAAC GATCCTGTGGATGTGGAACACTAATTCAGTGGTGATAAACTCTCAGGAGGAAGTTGATTCATGGGAAGTGAAAGCTTTCGCTGAAGACACCGGAAATGTCATGGGAAGTACTTGGCCACCGCGGTCATACACCTGTACATTTTGTAGAAGAGAATTCCGGTCAGCTCAAGCTCTAGGTGGTCACATGAACGTCCACCGCCGGGATAGGGCTCGGCTCCACCAAGCCCAACCTAATTTTAATAGCCCTAATATATCTTCTTCCCGACCTTCTTCCACTCTCTTGATTCCATCACAAGAGCTTGTTGGAAATGGCGGTTTATGCCTTTTGTACTCTTTACCAAACCCTAATGCCATTTTCAACCCTTCTTCTTTAAATAATGTTAGTGATAATCCGTCCACTCTTCTCTCCATTTCACCCCATCCCAATACCGATAACTTCATGAATTTTCCAACAACCATGTCTCCTCATAGCTTCAATTCTTCCCTCTCTAATTCCTATAACACTGAAGCATCAACGTCAACAAATCATAAAAGCAACCAAGAAGTTAGTATTGGCAACAAGTTACAGAAGAATGATTCAGCAATTGAAGATATTGATCTAGAGCTTCGTCTAGGATGCAGCTCATGGGCTTCATAG
- the LOC111884172 gene encoding transcriptional regulator SUPERMAN isoform X1, whose protein sequence is MVLILACLCSTLIYLQSLLLSISSINGDVFFFFLTAKGNYREKKKHGGIVKGKIGSALKSTILWMWNTNSVVINSQEEVDSWEVKAFAEDTGNVMGSTWPPRSYTCTFCRREFRSAQALGGHMNVHRRDRARLHQAQPNFNSPNISSSRPSSTLLIPSQELVGNGGLCLLYSLPNPNAIFNPSSLNNVSDNPSTLLSISPHPNTDNFMNFPTTMSPHSFNSSLSNSYNTEASTSTNHKSNQEVSIGNKLQKNDSAIEDIDLELRLGCSSWAS, encoded by the exons ATGGTTCTTATTTTGGCATGTTTATGTTCTACATTAATCTACTTGCAATCCTTACTTCTTTCCATCTCATCAATTAATGgagatgtatttttttttttcttaacagCAAAGGGGAAttatagagaaaaaaaaaagcatgGAGGCATAGTAAAGGGAAAGATTGGATCGGCGTTGAAATCAAC GATCCTGTGGATGTGGAACACTAATTCAGTGGTGATAAACTCTCAGGAGGAAGTTGATTCATGGGAAGTGAAAGCTTTCGCTGAAGACACCGGAAATGTCATGGGAAGTACTTGGCCACCGCGGTCATACACCTGTACATTTTGTAGAAGAGAATTCCGGTCAGCTCAAGCTCTAGGTGGTCACATGAACGTCCACCGCCGGGATAGGGCTCGGCTCCACCAAGCCCAACCTAATTTTAATAGCCCTAATATATCTTCTTCCCGACCTTCTTCCACTCTCTTGATTCCATCACAAGAGCTTGTTGGAAATGGCGGTTTATGCCTTTTGTACTCTTTACCAAACCCTAATGCCATTTTCAACCCTTCTTCTTTAAATAATGTTAGTGATAATCCGTCCACTCTTCTCTCCATTTCACCCCATCCCAATACCGATAACTTCATGAATTTTCCAACAACCATGTCTCCTCATAGCTTCAATTCTTCCCTCTCTAATTCCTATAACACTGAAGCATCAACGTCAACAAATCATAAAAGCAACCAAGAAGTTAGTATTGGCAACAAGTTACAGAAGAATGATTCAGCAATTGAAGATATTGATCTAGAGCTTCGTCTAGGATGCAGCTCATGGGCTTCATAG
- the LOC111884172 gene encoding transcriptional regulator SUPERMAN isoform X3, whose translation MWNTNSVVINSQEEVDSWEVKAFAEDTGNVMGSTWPPRSYTCTFCRREFRSAQALGGHMNVHRRDRARLHQAQPNFNSPNISSSRPSSTLLIPSQELVGNGGLCLLYSLPNPNAIFNPSSLNNVSDNPSTLLSISPHPNTDNFMNFPTTMSPHSFNSSLSNSYNTEASTSTNHKSNQEVSIGNKLQKNDSAIEDIDLELRLGCSSWAS comes from the coding sequence ATGTGGAACACTAATTCAGTGGTGATAAACTCTCAGGAGGAAGTTGATTCATGGGAAGTGAAAGCTTTCGCTGAAGACACCGGAAATGTCATGGGAAGTACTTGGCCACCGCGGTCATACACCTGTACATTTTGTAGAAGAGAATTCCGGTCAGCTCAAGCTCTAGGTGGTCACATGAACGTCCACCGCCGGGATAGGGCTCGGCTCCACCAAGCCCAACCTAATTTTAATAGCCCTAATATATCTTCTTCCCGACCTTCTTCCACTCTCTTGATTCCATCACAAGAGCTTGTTGGAAATGGCGGTTTATGCCTTTTGTACTCTTTACCAAACCCTAATGCCATTTTCAACCCTTCTTCTTTAAATAATGTTAGTGATAATCCGTCCACTCTTCTCTCCATTTCACCCCATCCCAATACCGATAACTTCATGAATTTTCCAACAACCATGTCTCCTCATAGCTTCAATTCTTCCCTCTCTAATTCCTATAACACTGAAGCATCAACGTCAACAAATCATAAAAGCAACCAAGAAGTTAGTATTGGCAACAAGTTACAGAAGAATGATTCAGCAATTGAAGATATTGATCTAGAGCTTCGTCTAGGATGCAGCTCATGGGCTTCATAG